In the genome of Mixta calida, the window GCCGACGATCAGCGGCTTGCGGCCGATGCGATCGGAGAGCAGGCCGAACGGAATCTGAAAAATCGCCTGCGCCAGGCCATAAATGCCGATGGCCAGGCCAATCAGCGATTCGCTGGCGCCCTGCAACGCCATGCCATAGGTCGTTAGCACGGGCAGGACCATAAACATGCCCAGCATGCGTAACGAGAAAACGGTGCCTAAACCCCAGGTTGCTCGCAGTTCAACCGGTGTCATTTTATTATCGTTCATTACAACCTCAGTCTTATCACTGACAATATTTTAAGGAGCGGGGCAGGGCGGGTAAAACAGAAGTTTTTAAGCAGTCGTAACAAAAAGAAAGGGCGCACGAAGCGCCCTTGATGATGTAGCTTGCGGTTAACGTACGTAGGTCAGTAGGTTCTGTGAAGCCGGGGCCATAAAGTCCACCGACATCATCACGCTCAGCGCGGTAATGGCGACGATGGAGAACACAAACAGCTTACGTGCCCAAACGCGATCGTTTGAGGTTTTGTAACCTGAAAGCGCCATGCCCAGCCACCACACGCTGACTGCCGCCGCAACCACCAGATATTTGTAGCCAGCGTAGCCGCCCAGTGACAGCATCAGCGTAGCGATCATAAACGCCAGAATGTAGAGCGTAATATGATTCTTCGCCACGGAAATGCCTTTTACCACCGGCAAAACCGGAATGTTCGCTGCCTGGTAATCTTTAAAGCGGAAGATCGCAATCGCATAGGAATGCGGCATCTGCCACAGGCTAAAGATAGCCAACAGGATCAGCGCGCCAGCATCAAACTCGTTAGTCACCGCACAGTAGCCAATGACCGGCGGCGCAGCGCCGGAAAGACTGCCGATCAACGTACCGTAGACTGATTTACGCTTCATGTAGAGGCTGTAAATGCCGACGTATACCACGAAGCCCATCACCGCCAGCCACATGGCCAGCGGGTTAGCTCCGAAATACAGCAACGCAAAGCCAGCAATACCTAATGCGGTTGCATAAACCAGGCTTACTTTCGGAGAGATGAGGCCTTTAACCAGCACTCGATTCTTGGTTCTCTCCATTTTTCTGTCGATGTCGCGGTCGATAAAGTTGTTGTAAACACAACCTGATGCGACCACCAGTGAAACACCAACGAGGGCGGTGAGAAACAGGGTGTAATCAATGCTGCCTTTTGACGCCAGCAGAAAACCCCCGATAACAGAAATTAAATTCCCGAAAATAATTCCTGGTTTTGTTACTTGCAGGTATTGCTTAATCATCACGTACGACTCTTTAGTGGGACATCATCATGTTGTAGTTGAGGTTCCACATGATCCACAGCGAGCCGACGACGACAATCAGGATAATGATGGCGGCAAAGACAATCGCCACCATATTCCAGCCGCCTTCAGATTTGGTATCTAAGTGCAGGAAGAAGCCCAGGTGAACCAGCACCTGAACTACCGCGCACACCAGAACCACGCTGAGAATGGTGCCATGCGAAGCGCCGCCATCCATTACCATCCAGAACGGGATGCCCGTCAGGATGACAGAGAGGATGAAGCCGATCATGTAAGACTTCACGCTACTGTGAGGAGTGACGCCATGTTGGTTAGCAGAATGACTCATTACATGACCCCCATCAGATAGACAATGGTAAATACGCAGATCCAGACCACATCCAGGAAGTGCCAAAACAGGCTCAGGCACATAACGCGGGTGCGGTTGGTCTCGGTCAGGCCGTTTTTCGCCAGCTGGAACATCAGCACCAGCATCCAGATCAGACCGGAGGTAACGTGCAGACCGTGGGTGCCGACCAGCGTAAAGAAGCCGGACAGGAAGCCGCTACGATCCGGACCAAAGCCTTCCGCGATCAGATGATGGAACTCATAGATTTCCATCGCGATAAAGCCGAGACCGAACAGGAAGGTCAGCGCCAGCCAGCGGTTAACCGCGCCTTTGCTGCCGTTGTTCATGCCGATAACGG includes:
- the cyoE gene encoding heme o synthase; protein product: MIKQYLQVTKPGIIFGNLISVIGGFLLASKGSIDYTLFLTALVGVSLVVASGCVYNNFIDRDIDRKMERTKNRVLVKGLISPKVSLVYATALGIAGFALLYFGANPLAMWLAVMGFVVYVGIYSLYMKRKSVYGTLIGSLSGAAPPVIGYCAVTNEFDAGALILLAIFSLWQMPHSYAIAIFRFKDYQAANIPVLPVVKGISVAKNHITLYILAFMIATLMLSLGGYAGYKYLVVAAAVSVWWLGMALSGYKTSNDRVWARKLFVFSIVAITALSVMMSVDFMAPASQNLLTYVR
- a CDS encoding cytochrome o ubiquinol oxidase subunit IV gives rise to the protein MSHSANQHGVTPHSSVKSYMIGFILSVILTGIPFWMVMDGGASHGTILSVVLVCAVVQVLVHLGFFLHLDTKSEGGWNMVAIVFAAIIILIVVVGSLWIMWNLNYNMMMSH
- a CDS encoding cytochrome o ubiquinol oxidase subunit III — protein: MAQTLSKQHDAHAEHGHHDAGANKIFGFWIYLMSDCIIFATLFATYAVMVNNTAGGPAGKDIFELPFVLAETALLLLSSITYGMAVIGMNNGSKGAVNRWLALTFLFGLGFIAMEIYEFHHLIAEGFGPDRSGFLSGFFTLVGTHGLHVTSGLIWMLVLMFQLAKNGLTETNRTRVMCLSLFWHFLDVVWICVFTIVYLMGVM